Proteins co-encoded in one Prunus persica cultivar Lovell chromosome G6, Prunus_persica_NCBIv2, whole genome shotgun sequence genomic window:
- the LOC18772975 gene encoding protein CNGC15b codes for MGYHNSRSVRFPDDVELAKLPTINGGGVVKFKYKIDGSQVPESCEEEVPGKTGKSLRAKVLSRVFSEDYERVQKKILDPRGPTIRRWNKIFLITCLVSLFVDPLFFYLPAVRDELCIDIGKPLEVILTIVRSVADVFYIIQIFIRFRKAYIAPSSRVFGRGELVIEPSKISLRYLRLDFWIDLIAALPLPQVLIWIVIPRLGGSTMTNTKNVLRFIIIFQYIPRLFLIYPLSSQIVKATGVVTETAWAGAAYNLMLYMLASHVLGACWYLLSIERQEACWRSVCDLEKTFCEYDYFDCHRSRDPKRNSWFQSSNVTNLCNPDKSSYQFGMYGDAVTYDVTTSSFFNRYFYCLWWGLRNLSSLGQNLSTSTYVGEIMFAIIIATLGLVLFALLIGNMQTYLQSTTVRLEEWRIKRTDTEEWMSHRQLPPELRLSVRKYDQYKWLATRGVDEETLLKGLPMDLRRDIKRHLCLDLVRRVPLFDQMDERMLDAICERLKPALCTEGTYLVREGDPVNEMLFIIRGHLDSYTTNGGRTGFFNSCHIGPGDFCGEELLTWALDPRPSVILPSSTRTVKSISEVEAFALVAEDLKFVASQFRRLHSKQLRHKFRFYSHQWRLWAACFIQAAWRRCKKRREAAELKAKENYKAAEPAKPPPVSSLVTYAARLAASTRRGANKHSGSDSGVVTSLQKPAEPDFSVDEE; via the exons ATGGGTTATCATAATTCAAGATCTGTAAG ATTCCCGGATGATGTTGAATTAGCAAAGCTACCTACAATCAATGGAGGTGGTGTTGTTAAGTTTAAGTACAAGATTGATGGTTCACAAGTACCAGAGTCTTGTGAGGAGGAGGTGCCTGGGAAGACTGGAAAGTCCTTAAGAGCTAAAGTACTGTCCAGAGTCTTTTCTGAGGACTATGAGAGAGTGCAGAAGAAGATTTTAGATCCTCGAGGACCTACTATTCGACGATGGAACAAGATTTTCTTAATAACTTGTTTAGTTTCTTTGTTTGTGGACCCTCTATTCTTTTACTTGCCAGCGGTCAGAGATGAATTGTGCATTGATATTGGAAAACCACTTGAAGTCATTCTTACAATTGTTCGATCAGTGGCTGATGTATTTtacataattcaaatttttattcgATTTCGTAAAGCTTATATTGCACCTTCCTCTCGTGTATTTGGGAGAGGAGAGCTTGTAATAGAACCTTCAAAGATCTCATTGAGGTATCTACGCTTGGATTTCTGGATAGACCTCATTGCTGCCCTGCCCCTTCCTCAG GTGTTGATTTGGATCGTAATCCCCAGACTTGGGGGTTCAACAAtgacaaacacaaaaaacgTCCTTCGGTTCATCATAATCTTTCAGTACATACCAAGGCTCTTTCTTATATATCCACTCTCATCACAAATAGTCAAGGCCACTGGTGTTGTGACAGAGACAGCATGGGCAGGGGCTGCATACAATCTGATGCTATACATGTTGGCAAGTCAT GTTTTAGGAGCTTGCTGGTACCTTCTTTCAATTGAGCGGCAGGAAGCATGCTGGAGAAGTGTGTGTGATCTTGAGAAGACGTTTTGCGAATATGATTACTTTGATTGTCACCGGAGTCGAGACCCTAAAAGGAATTCCTGGTTCCAGTCAAGTAATGTCACAAATCTATGTAATCCAGATAAAAGCTCTTATCAGTTTGGTATGTATGGCGATGCTGTAACATACGATGTTACAACCTCATCGTTCTTCAACAGATACTTTTACTGCCTCTGGTGGGGTCTACGAAATCTCAG TTCCCTAGGACAAAATCTTTCAACAAGCACTTATGTTGGAGAAATAATGTTTGCCATAATAATTGCGACTCTTGGGCTGGTTCTCTTCGCATTGCTGATTGGAAATATGCAA ACATACTTGCAGTCGACAACTGTCAGACTAGAAGAGTGGAGGATTAAGAGAACTGATACAGAAGAATGGATGAGTCATAGGCAGTTGCCACCGGAATTGAGACTCTCTGTGCGGAAGTATGATCAATATAAATGGTTGGCTACACGAGGAGTTGATGAGGAAACTCTTCTTAAAGGCCTACCTATGGATCTTCGAAGAGACATCAAGCGTCACCTTTGCCTTGACCTTGTTCGTCGG GTTCCTTTGTTTGATCAAATGGATGAAAGGATGCTAGATGCAATATGTGAGAGGCTTAAACCAGCCCTGTGTACCGAAGGCACATATCTAGTGCGTGAAGGAGACCCAGTTAATGAAATGCTCTTCATAATTCGAGGCCACCTTGATTCGTACACCACGAATGGTGGCCGCACTGGATTCTTCAACTCTTGCCATATTGGCCCGGGTGACTTCTGCGGGGAGGAACTGCTGACATGGGCCTTGGACCCTCGTCCAAGTGTCATCCTGCCATCTTCAACGCGCACTGTCAAATCCATTTCTGAAGTAGAAGCATTTGCTCTAGTAGCCGAGGACTTGAAATTTGTAGCATCCCAATTCAGAAGACTTCACAGCAAGCAACTTAGACACAAGTTCCGGTTCTATTCACACCAATGGAGATTATGGGCTGCATGTTTCATACAGGCAGCATGGCGCCGCTGTAAGAAACGAAGGGAAGCAGCTGAACTCAAGGCTAAAGAAAACTACAAAGCCGCTGAGCCTGCAAAACCTCCACCTGTGTCCAGCTTGGTTACTTATGCCGCAAGGCTGGCCGCAAGCACTAGGAGAGGTGCCAATAAGCATTCTGGGTCAGATTCTGGGGTTGTAACCTCATTGCAGAAGCCAGCAGAACCAGATTTTTCTGTTGATGAGGAATGA
- the LOC18773722 gene encoding cytokinin riboside 5'-monophosphate phosphoribohydrolase LOG1 gives MGLISQAVYDGGRHVIGVIPKTLMPREITGETVGEVKAVADMHQRKAEMAKHSDAFIALPGGYGTLEELLEVITWAQLGIHDKPVGLLNVDGFYNSLLSFIDKAVEEGFISPTARHIIVSAPTAKELVKKMEEYFPRHERVASKLSWEIEQLSYPTICDISR, from the exons ATGGGGTTGATTTCCCAAGCTGTTTATGATGGTGGTAGACATGTCATTGG AGTTATCCCCAAGACACTCATGCCTAGAGAG ATAACTGGAGAAACAGTGGGGGAAGTGAAGGCAGTAGCAGACATGCACCAAAGGAAGGCAGAGATGGCTAAGCACTCAGATGCCTTTATTGCCTTACCTG GTGGCTATGGGACTCTTGAAGAACTTCTTGAAGTGATCACATGGGCCCAGCTGGGAATCCATGATAAACCT GTGGGATTGTTGAATGTGGACGGGTTTTATAACTCATTGTTGTCGTTTATTGACAAGGCTGTTGAAGAAGGTTTCATTAGTCCAACTGCACGACACATAATCGTTTCTGCCCCTACTGCTAAGGAGCTAGTGAAGAAAATGGAG gaaTATTTCCCACGCCATGAAAGAGTTGCTTCAAAGCTAAGCTGGGAAATTGAACAGCTAAGCTACCCCACAATATGTGACATTTCAAGATGA